GGATGACGCCTTCTTCAAATATATGCTGAACGGCGGCGACCTGAAGGCGGTTATCGCTGATCTGAACAAACGTTATAACGCTGCGCTGGACAGTGCGATTGCGAATGACGGCATAAAGGCTGAGCCGGATGCCGGCTTTGATCCCGCCGCTCTGGGCGGCAAGTTCGCCAAATAGACAGAAGGTCAGGAATAGAGATACAGGCCGGGATAACGGGGGATGAGGGAGCAGCTCCCTCATCCCTCTGCTCTGGCCGTAAAGGAAAGGAGCCGGAAGAAACCAGATGAACAAAACGAAACATGCCTTATTTTCATACAGCTTTATCTTTCCAAGTGCCTTGCTCACGTTGGTCCTCGGAATTTACCCGATTGCCTGGGCGTTCCGCTATATGTTCTATGATTACAAAGGGTTCGGAACGGCCCGGTTTACCGGTCTGGCCAATTTCAGCCGCATTCTGAAGGACACCCAGTTCTGGGATTCGGTGGTGAATACGTTTGTCTATGCCGGCGGCAAGCTGCTGATCACCATTCCGCTGGCCCTGCTGCTGGCCGCCATATTGAACCGGGGGCTGCGGGGCAGACAGCTGCTGCGGGGGATTTTCTTCATGCCTACCGTCATCAGTACCGCTGTAATGGCCGTAGTCTTTTTCACCATTTTCAACTCGTATAACGGAATTCTCAACCAGTTCCTGATCCGCTCGGGCCTCTCCGATTCAGGTGTGGACTGGCTGGGGCCGAAGTATGCCATGCTCACCGTCATCCTGGTTGCGGCCTGGGGGGCGGTCGGCAATTATATGCTGCTCTTCCTCGCCGGTCTGCAGAATATTCCTGAGGATGTGTATGAGGCCTCTTCCCTGGACGGGGCAGGCAAAATCCAGCAGTTCCGCTATGTCACCCTGCCGATGCTCGGGCCTGTCATGCAGATGGTTATTATGCTGGCGATCATCACAGCCCTGAAGGGCTACGAGAGCATCATGGTACTGACTGAAGGCGGTCCTGTAGGCAAGACGGAGGTCATGTTCCTGTATTTGTACAAATTATTTTTCCCTGTCGGCGGGGGCAGCGCGGCGGTTCAGGTGCAGGAGTTCGGTTACGGCAGTGCGGTCGCCTTTGTGTCTGCGGTCATTGTAGGGATGATATCACTCATTTATTTCTACGCATCCAGACGCATGAATCAGACCGATTGAGGAGAGAGGCTATTATGAGACTAAGAACCATACTGGGCAAAATCATCCTGTGGATTTTTTTGCTGGCTGTTGCTTTTATTACCGTGATTCCGGTCGTGATCACCATCCTGGGTTCCTTCAAGACCAATGCTGAGCTGACTGCGGGAGCAACCTTCCTGCCGGAGAGCTGGCACTTCTCGAACTATGCCGAAGCCTGGTCGCAGGCCAATTTCTCCAGGTATACCCTGAACAGCCTGATTGTCTCCCTGGCGACAGTGGCCGGCACGCTGCTGGTTTCATCCATGGCGGCTTATGTGGTGGACCGGATGGATTTTGCCGGCAAAAAATTGTATATCGGACTGCAGTCCTTCACCATGTTCGTGGCTGTAGGGGCGGTCGTGCTGCGTCCGCAGTTCGATCTGATGGTTAAGCTTCATCTGCACAACAGCCTGTGGGGCGTGATATTGATTCTGATCTCTGCCCATGCTTCGATCTTCTTCATTCTGTTCAGCTTCATGAAGGGGATTCCCCGCGAGCTGGACGAGGCGGCGCTAATCGACGGCTGCTCCCCGGGCCGGACCTTCTGGCGGATTATTCTGCCGCTGCTCGGACCCGGACTTGGCGTAGGTGCCCTGTTCACCTTCCGCGGCGCGTGGAATGAATATCTGCTGCCGCTTGTGTTCACGATGACAAAACCGGAGCTGCAGACACTGACCGTCGGGCTGGCGAACCTGAAATACGGGATTTCGGCCGCCTCCCAGACTCACTACATGATGGCAGGCGCCTGCTTATCCATTCTGCCGATTCTCGTCGCCTATCTGTTTGCCAACAAATCCTTCATGCAGATGACGGCCGGTTCCCTGAAGGGGTAGCTGTCCTGCCTTGTGCAGACTATATACAACATGAAACACGCAACATTCAACATTTTAGGAGGTACACCCCATGACACTACATATTCCGGCGGTTCTGCAATCCGCCCCGTGCATCCGGCGGTATCCGGGCAACCCGGTGCTGGATGCTGCGAAGGTTCCTTATCCCACTGCACTGGTATTCAATGCCGGTGTAACGAAATTTAACGGCAAATATGTGATGATCTTCCGCAATGATTACGGCTCACTAACCGATCAGACGCTTGAGCCACACCACACTACGGATCTCGGCATTGCCTACAGCGATGACGGGCTGAGCTGGACCGCCGGCCCGAAGCCGGTGTTCAAAATGTACGATGAGGAAATTATCCGCGCCTATGACCCGCGCCTGACCGTGCTCGGCGGCCGCTGTTATATGTGTTTTGCCGTGGATACGCGCCATGGCATCCGCGGCGGGATTGCCGTCACCGATGATCTGGAGCACTTCGAGGTACTCAGCCTGTCCACACCGGACCTGCGCAATATGGTGCTGTTTCCCGAGCTGATCGGCGGAAAGTATGTCCGGCTGGAGCGCCCCTTCACGGTGTACAGCCGCGGCGGCCGGGACCGCTTCGACGCCTGGATCTCCGAGTCGCCGGACCTCAAGCATTGGGGCAACTCCAGCCTGCTGCTTGCCGTCGAGCAGGTGCCGTTTGCCAATGACAAGGTCGGTCCGGCCGCGCCTCCCGTCCGGACGGACAAGGGCTGGCTGACCACCTTCCATGCAGTGGATGTGGATCCGTCCAGAGGCAAGCACGGCTGGGAGGACACCTGGAAGAAGCGTTATACCGCCGGAATTATGCTGCTGGATCTCGAAGATCCCCGCAAGGTGATCGGCATGAGCAGCCAGCCGCTGCTGGCGCCGGAGGCGGATTATGAGATTAGCGGGGGCTTCCGCAATCATGTGATTTTTCCCGGCGGGATGATTCTGGAGGATGACGGTGAGGTCAAGATCTATTACGGTGCAGCTGATACGGTGGAATGTCTGGCGACTGCGCATGTGGATGATTTGCTCCGGCTCTGTCTGGAGCCGGGGAGTAAATAAGGATGGAAGCTGGTTGAGGGCGGGGATGTGGAGCGATAGTGGTGGGATGGTGCGTTAAGTGCAACAATGTTAGCTTAAAGGGAACGCCCGTGTGGATATTGTGCATAAAGTGCAACAATACTAGCACGATAGCAGCGACCGTGGGCAGAATGTGCATAAAGTGCAACAATGCAGCTCAATAGAAGCAGCCAGCGCAGAAATCCTGCACAAATTGCAACAATACAGCTCCAACTAGCACCGGTTCGCCGAAATTCCTGCAAAAGTTGCAACAATAGCTCCACAGCCAGTAACCAATGTAAAGAAATCCTGCAAAATGTGCAACATTGCCGGAACCCAGCCAAACCCGCTAACTGAAAGCGGGAATTGGGGCGGGAATGAGGTGTAAAAGTACACTTGAATTGGCCGAAAGTTGGCATTCGGCGGGAATGAGGTGCAGAAGTGCACCTGAATAAGCCAAAAGTTGGCGTTGGGCGGGAATGAGATGCAGAAGTGCACCTTATCCCGGCCTAAAGCGGGCGCAGGGCGGGAATGCCGGTACGCTCCGTCAACTCGTCAACTGGTGCAGCACCAGCGCACATGCGCCTGTTGCGACTGCGCGCTCGCCCAGGCTGCTCCGGGTGAAGCGGACGTTATACTGTCCGCGGTAATAAGTCCGCTCCAGGGCGATCCGGGTAGCGGTCTCGTAGAAATCTGCGGCCAGGAACAGCGGGCCGCCCAGAATGACCTCCTCCGGGTGGAGGATGTTGATCAGATTCGCCAGCCCGATGCCGCAGGCCACCGCCATCTCATCGAATAACCGGACCATCACCGGATCGCGCCCCTCGAGCGCTTCCAGCAGATGGGCGAATTCCAAAGCCTCCGCTTGCTCTGCCAGAGCACGGAGGCTTGTGCTGCTGCCCAGCCGCCAGGCTTCGCGGGCCTGCCCCTCCAGCGTCTGCACCGACACGTAGCTCTCCCAGGCCCCGGCGTTGCCGCCGGGAATCTGCGGCGGCACTCCCGGGCGGTCAATGATCATCTGCCCGACCGCCCCTTCAGTATCGGTCATGCCATAGAGCAGCCGCCCGTCGTTCATGATCGCTGAGCGCAAGCCGATTCCGGCATGGAGATAGAGCAGATGATGCTGCATCCGGCTGCGGCTGGCCCAGTATTCGCCGAGGAGTGCCGTGTTGGCCCCGTTATCCAGGTACACCGGCAGCTGAAGCTGCTGCTCAAGCTGCTCCTTAATGCGTACCTGCGACCAGCCCGGCGCAGGGAACCGCGCCGGATTCAGAATGACTCCGGCGGTACGGTCTAGCGGACCAACAGCGCCGATGCCTAGTCCGGCTACCCGGCTGAAGCTGAGCGAGGCGGCTTCAAGCAGCCGCAGAGCCTGCTCCTCAAGAGAAGCCATCAGATACTCCGGGGTAAGTCCGGCATCCATGCTCCAGGTATATTCGCCAAGCAATTGCAGATGGAAGTCTGTCAGCACCAGCTTGGTACGGGTGCGGGAGATCTCCAGGCCCAGCAGATAGGCGTAGTCGGGATTCGTCTTATATAAAATGGGCCTGCGGCCCCCCGTGGAATCGCCGAAGCCAGCCTCCAGCAGCAGCCCCGGAGCCAGCAGCTCCTCCAGGATGCGGGTCAGAGTGCTGATCGTCAGACCGCTCTCCTCCAGAAGCGTCTGCTTGGAGACGGTGCCGTGTCTGCTCACGGTTGTATAGATGTCCCTGGCTTTGGGACTCGCGATGATTGGCTGAAGCTGCACAGACAGTCCTCTCCTTATCTATGTACTCAATCTGCTTTTACAATGACATAAATAGAAGAGGGCTGCAACTGGCGACAGAAGAGCATGAGCTTACAGGACTTACTGCGCCTACAGGGCATTATTCGTCTATAGCGGCAAATCACGCCGTCTGAAGAGCAGAATGCCCAGAAGGAAGCAAGCCAGTCCGGTCAGCAGCAGGATGAAGGAGACTTCTGTCCATGCTGCCGTTCCCTGGACAATCTCGCCGGGACGGTAGAAGCTGAAGAGGGTGAAGAAGCGCAGCGCCTGAAGCTTATCACTGATTTTGCCAAGGATATCAAGCGTGAACATCCCGAAAGTAATGGTCCCGGAGATTCCCAGCGCCTTCTTCTCGTCATTGCAGGCACAGGAGACCAGGAAGCAGAGACCACCAATGGCGAAGAAGAGCAGGAACGCGACAAGGTTGAGCTGGTTGAAGCGGGCCATTCCGAACTCATAGCCGCTGCCGAGGAACCAGGCTTTGCCTGCGAAGCCGGATAGTGTAGTCACAGCCATGATGATGAACAAGGAGGTAATCAGCACCATCGCCTGGGTGAAGGACACCTTGCTGCGTGTTGTCGGTGTTGCCAGCAGGTAAGCCATGGAGCCTCGGTCTACAAGTTTGGCTACGAGTTGGGTAGACATCTGCACACATACTATAGCCAGAATCAGGACAAGAATCAGCCCGTAGTATTCGCCCGAGATGAACCCCTCCGCACTGGAAAAGCCGTTATTCAGCCTGAACGCATTGCCTACGCCTTCGGGCATCGCCTGTACCAGATCGTTCAGCGCCTTCGTGTTGTCTGCCAGTCCGGGATAGAGCCAGATCATGAACAGAATGTAAAAAGCCGATCCCCCCGCGTAATTCATAATCCCCCGCAGGTTGACGCGCATCATTTCTTTATATAAGGCCAGATTCATTGCAGCTTCGCCTCCCGGTCATAATAGTTCATGAAGATATCCTCAAGATTCTGGGTAGAGATATCCATGCTGCGGACCGGATATTTCGCAAGCTCAGCATTGAGCTGATTGTAATTGCCCTGAACGGCAATTCTCACCCGGCTCCCTGTTATAGAATCTATGACCAGGCCGGAGTCGGCGAACCGCTGCGCATCTTCCGGTGTCTCGAATAGTACCTCAAACAGCTTACGCTGCATGGATTGCAGCTCATGTATGTTCTTCACGGCCACGATGCGGCCGTCCCTGATAATCGCTGCACGGTCGCAGGTCCGTTCAATCTCCTGAAAGCTATGCGAGGACATGAGGAAGGTGGTTCCGGCGGATTTCTCCTCCAGTACCAGTTCGATGAAGACCTTCTGCATCAGCGGGTCCAGACCGGAGGTGGGCTCATCAAGTATGATCACTTCGGGGCTGTGCATGAAGGCTGCGACAATGCCGACCTTCTGTTTCATGCCCTTGGACATTTTGCGGATCGGGGTGGCTGCATCGAACTGCAGGCGCCGGATCAGCTGTTCTCGCTTGGCAGTGTCCTTCACTCCCTGCATGGAGGCCATGAACTGCAGGAAGCCTGAGCCGGTCATGCCGTCGATAAAGCTGATCTCGCCCGGCAGATATCCGATGTGGCGTTGCACGTTCCCCTGACCCTTCCAGGTATCCAGACCGCCTATGGTTACTGAGCCGTGGTCCGGGCGCATGAAGCCCATAATATGCCGGATGGTTGTTGTTTTGCCGGCGCCATTGGGACCGAGGAAGCCGAATACTTCACCTTTATGCACAGTGAATGAGACATCGCGAATCCCCTTGCCGTTTGAAAATTGTTTCGTTAAGCCTTCTACTTGCAGCATGATGCCACCTCCGGCAGATAATAATGAAATATTATAGTATCCATATTTCATATGTTATAATAGTCCCGGGTTATGCCCAAGTCAATATAATTATGAAATATTATCACTAATATATTTCATTATTTTTTCTGGGGAGGAAGATATGAACGGCTTTGAGAAACGAAAGGCTCTGATCAGGAGCAAAATCATGAAAACAACCTTCTCCATGCTGGGCACCTGGGAGCCTAAGCGGCTGAAGATTGCGGATATTGCCCGGGAAGCCGGAGTGTCTCAGGTGACGATTTATAATTATTTCGGCAGTAAAGAGGCGCTGATCAGCGAGTCTTTCAAGGATTTTATCCAGCAGGGCATTCATGAGTTCCGGGAGGAAATGAGACAGCAGAAATCTCTGAAGGAACTGATTGCCTATTGTATCCATAAGGAGAAAGAGACCTATTCGCACCTGCCGCCGGCGGTGATCAAGGAGATTGTGGTCGATAATCAGGAGATGTATCAGTATATTCAGCAGCAGTACGAAGCTCATATTAGGCCGTTAATGGTGCAGATGGTGGAAGAAGGACAAGCACGCGGGGAGATTACCGGTAAAGTATCGGTGCGGGCGGTGCTGCTGGCTATTCAGATCTATATGAAAAGCACGGGAGAGATGCTGGACAGTCAGGCAGCGCATGAGGACAGTGAGGCGTTCGTGGAGGAGCTGATCCATATCTTCTTCTATGGCTTATGCGGCCGGGAGCCGCAATAGATACGGCGCCGGCAGCCGCCTGTTAAGACAGCTGCTTGCATAGCAGAACCGCAGGCTAGAGCATAGCCTTGAAGGAATGGCGGATCACATCGCCGCGGCTGATGATGCCGACCAGCACGTGGTTGCGTTCGACGGGGACTTTTTTGATCTGTTTTTTGCCGAGGATGGTGGCGATCCGTTCAATGTCTTCTTCCGCGTGCACCGTGATGACTTTCTTCTTCGCAATGGCCATGACGTTCAGGTTCAGCAGCTTCCGCGCCCGCTCCTCAAACAGATCATTGTCTCCAACGAACACATTAATCTGAAAAAAAGAATCCACAATCAGATCCTCATGCCTGCCAATATAGCGCATAATATCCCCGTCGCTGAGGTAGGCAACAATCTCGTTCCGGTCATTCACGACAGGCATTCCGCTGATCCGGTGAGCGATACACTTCTCGATAAAAGTCCGCACAGTGTCTTCCTGCTTGACCTTGTAGACCTGGCGGATCATAAATTCATGGGCCTTCATGGACGTTCCCCCTGGCATAAATCTCTTGCACAAAAATAAGTTGTATCATGAAAGTATATACTTGTATTATACAAGTGGAAAGAGTAAAGTCAATGAATAAAAGAGAAGAGGGGCAACCGGCATGGACAAACATTCAATCGAGACAATAGAGCTGGAAATGGCGGTTCTGTTTCGCCGTCTCACTTCGATTACCACGTTCAAAAAAATCGGCAATCTGGACCGTGCGGCCTACCTGCTGCTGCATCACATTGCATATCGTGAGGGAACTGCCGGGATTAAGGCAATCTCCGATGAGTTTCAGCTGGATATTTCTACGGTCAGCCGGCAGGCTGCCTCACTGGAGAGTAAGGGATTCATCACCCGGGTACCGGACCCTGTTGACGGGCGGGCTTATTCGCTGCAGATTACGGAGACGGGCCAAGCGAGTCTTGAGGAGAACCAGCAGGTCCGGCAGGAGATGATCTCTCAATTGCTCAGCGGCTGGTCGGAGGAAGAGGGGCATCTGTTCGGCGAGCTGCTGCGGAAGTTCAATGCAGCTTTTCTGGAAGAGGGCTGATAGGGTAGCCTAATGTATCAGAAAGTGCTTACGTAACTGAGGGGCCGGGAGGGGAAAAGAACCGGGCCAGGAGAGTTGTGAAGGTTACCCGGCCCGGAAGTGTTCTATTGTATTTTGTACAGTCAGATGAGCCGGAAAGGCTCCATTTCAGCCCGCGATTGAACTTCGTACATTAGATTTTTGTGATACAGCCTGAACCGGACGAATTTGCAGAATTCTATTGCAGCAAATACAGCAGAATGTGTTTTTAGAGGCTTTTACACAGATTCTGCTGTATAAAATACAACCACCTGCTTCATTCCCGCTCCAGGCTCGAACAAGCATCAGGCAAATCCCGGATTCCCCGTCATCCCCACCCACAGCGGGGACTGCTCCAGAGCGGCGGCGAGCTGCAGCAGCAGGTCCTCGCGCCCCTTGGCGGCCATGACCTGGACCCCGATCGGCATGCCCTCCGGCGTAAGATGCAGCGGAACGCTCATGGCCGGCTGGCCGGTCAGGTTGGCAAGCTGGGTGAACGGTGTGTACGTCAGGCTTGGCTCGAACATCTCGTAGATCATCCGCCGCTGCGCATCCTTCGGAAGTCCGCTCACCTGCATCAGCTCGCTAATTTCCTCCGCGTTCTGGGTCAGCTCCCCGACCTTCGGCGCGGAGTCGGCATTGGCCGGGGTAATGTACAGATCGAAGCGGTCCATCAGCGCGGCCATCTGGGCAGCAGCTACGTCCCATTCGTGCAGACTGTGCACGAATTCTGCCGCCGACACCTGCTTCCCGGCCTCGGCCAGCACCCAGGTGACAATATCCACTTCCTCTGCCCGTATCGTCCGGCCCATCGCGCTCTCCAGCGAGAGGAACATCGCGGACACCTCTCCGGCATTCATCGTATAGTAGTTATCCATCAGCCGCACCCCGTTGACCGGGCTTAGCTTCTCCTCTACCTCACAGCCTTCGGCCTCCAGCCACTTGACCGTCTTCAGCACGGCCTTCACCGCCTCGGCGGATACCGGTGTTCCCACCGGCGAAGCGGTGGTGAAGGCAATCCGCAGCTTCCGCCGGGCCGGCTTCCGCAGATCATCCAGGTAGACCCCCGGATACAGCGGGGTCTGAAAAGCCGCTTCCGGCTGCACCACCTGCAGCAGATCCAGCATTGCCGCGCTGTCCCGCACCGTCCGTGTCAGCGCGAAATCGATGGACGCCCCCTGCCACTGGCGTCCCACCCCCGGGCCGACCGGCGTGCGCCCGCGCGTCGGCTTCAGCCCGAACAGGCCGGTGAACGAGGCCGGTATGCGGATGGAGCCGCCGCCGTCACTGGCTCCGGCGGCGGGAACGATCCCGGCGGCCACTGCGGCCGCCGCCCCCCCGCTGGAGCCGCCGGGCGAATAAGCGGGATTCCACGGGTTGCGCGCCGGGCCGTGAAGCAGGGGCTCGGTGATATTTTTGAGGCCGAATTCAGGCGTGTTCGTGTGACCGAGCGGAATGAAGCCGCCGCGCCGGATGCGGGCTACATAATTGGAGTCCCGCTTGGCCATATTGTCCTTCATCAGCAGCGCGCCGGAGGTCAGCGGTTCGCCGCCGAGCGCCTGCGAGATATCCTTCAGCAGAAAGGGGACGCCGGCGAACGGGCGGGACGTATCCCCGGGATCAAGGGGCATCTCCGCAGCCTCCTTCAGCGCGGCCTCCCGGCGGGTGCGCACCACCGCATTCAGCAGCGGATTCACTTCATCCAGCCGGGCGAAGGCGGCTTCGACAAGCTCCCGGGGAGACACCTCCCGCGCCTTCACCAGGGCGGCCAGCCCCAGGGCATCATAACCCGAATAAGCAGAGAACGGCATAGAAATAACCTCTTTCCGGCAGGAACAGGCAGGCGAATTAGCGGTTAAGCTATTGCTGCAGTCTCGCGTATAATAATTAGTTAGTTGTGTTTACAGGATGGCAGAGGCTTTTCAAGTACGGTCTTCCGTCAAATATTGTTTGACCGGAGGAGGCGTGTAACCGGCCAGCTGGCGCAGAATGCCCTCCGGCGTGACATCGTTCAGCATGATGGAGTGATGCTTCTCCTGCAAGAATTTTTCCCGGACCATGTTATCAAAAAGCGCAATCAGCGGATCATAATAATGATTCACATTAAGCAGTCCGCAGGGCTTCTGATGCAGGCCGAGCTGCGCCCAGGTGAAGATCTCGAAATACTCCTCCATCGTGCCCGGCCCGCCCGGCAGGGCGATGAACCCGTCTGCCAGCTCAGACATCTTAAGCTTCCGTTCGTGCATAGAGTCAACCATAATCAGCTCCGTCAGTCGGGTATGCTCGATCTCCCGCTGCTTCAGGAAATGCGGCAGCACCCCGATCACCCGCCCTCCGGCCTGCATCACACTATCTGCCACCGCGCCCATCAGGCCGACCGTAGCCCCGCCGTAGATCAGCGTAAGATTGCGGGCAGCCAGTTTCTTGCCGAGCTGAATGGCGCATTCCTTGTACACGGGCGAAGCCCCTTCACTGGAGCCGCAGAATACAGCTATACTTTTCATAAAGATGCTGACACTCCTTTGCCAAAGTTTATGTAACTATATCCAAGATACCACACGAGGCCGTGAGGTTGAAACTTTCACTGCAACAGCTACAGAAGGAGATGATCAATATGCCGCTTAATCCATACGGAGTGTTGAAAGGAACCATCATCAAAGGTACACCTGCACCCCCCTCGGGGAACCGTACCGCGCATTATCAGGCAGTGGTCCGGGCTGCCGGTACATACTACACATTAGCGATCAACGTTCTGTCCAGAGAAAAGCCTTCGGAACTGCTATATCTGGTTGGTGATCAGTTCAGAGCGGAGCAGCTTACCCATCTGCAGAGTCTGGAGAACGGAGTCACTATCATTGACGAATCCAACCGGGAGGATATTGCCTTGGACTACATCCGCGGAGGATTGTTTGACCCTGCCAAGATGGTTGCCCTTCCCTACCACGCAGACGGTCCGGATAATGATCTGAATGAGAAGGTCGATACCTACCTTGGACGCGCCATCCGAGATAAGACAGCCACTATCTACGCATTCGGCGAAATGTTTCCGGGCGGTGTACACGACATTCATATGAATCAAGGTAACGTTGAAAAATACAGAGCAGACGACGGCATCTGGCAGGATGGCGGAATCGTGATTCATTTCGGGCGGGAGAACAAATGGCAGGGCCTGTTCCTCGCCTTCCAGTCACAATCCTGGTGTACCGACAACCGAGGGCATAAGTTACGTCCGGTCAGTGAATGCAATCACCTGACTCCGAACCTTGGCGAGACGCATTGACAACCATTTCTGAAGCGGCTATACTTTCTGTAATCTTATAGTTGGTATACGTTGAACGAGCCAGTAGCAGCCTTGTCCCTGTTCCCAGAGAGCCGGGGGTCGATGGAACCCGGTACACACAAGCGGACTGCGAATTACGCCTCGGGAGTATCTTGGGTAATGCCAAGCGGAGCTAAGCGAACGATAACTCGCCTGAGAGTGGTACGGACCTGCGTGCATATGGTCTGTGCAATTTGGGTGGTAACACGGTTAATACTAATCGTCCCTGTGTCTGAATAGACAAGGGGCGATTTTTTTGTTGCTGTGTAGCTGTGTTATCGGCTTGGCGCGTGCTCGGGCTTCTGTGGCTGATTGCGGTATAGCTGTTGTTTTTTTGACGGATACCAAGGGATATAGAACTAACACCAAAGGGGCTGTACATGTTGAACATTATCGATGAGCTATTGTGGCGCGAGGCCATCAACCAGCAGACGGATGCAGACGGGCTGCGTGAATTGACAGAGAGTAAATCGGTATCGCTGTATTGCGGCGTAGACCCTACGGGCAACAGTATGCATATCGGCCACCTGATTCCGTTCATGGTGCTGCGGCGCTTCCAGCTGGCCGGC
This region of Paenibacillus sp. FSL K6-1096 genomic DNA includes:
- a CDS encoding ABC transporter permease subunit, whose amino-acid sequence is MNLALYKEMMRVNLRGIMNYAGGSAFYILFMIWLYPGLADNTKALNDLVQAMPEGVGNAFRLNNGFSSAEGFISGEYYGLILVLILAIVCVQMSTQLVAKLVDRGSMAYLLATPTTRSKVSFTQAMVLITSLFIIMAVTTLSGFAGKAWFLGSGYEFGMARFNQLNLVAFLLFFAIGGLCFLVSCACNDEKKALGISGTITFGMFTLDILGKISDKLQALRFFTLFSFYRPGEIVQGTAAWTEVSFILLLTGLACFLLGILLFRRRDLPL
- a CDS encoding amidase, with translation MPFSAYSGYDALGLAALVKAREVSPRELVEAAFARLDEVNPLLNAVVRTRREAALKEAAEMPLDPGDTSRPFAGVPFLLKDISQALGGEPLTSGALLMKDNMAKRDSNYVARIRRGGFIPLGHTNTPEFGLKNITEPLLHGPARNPWNPAYSPGGSSGGAAAAVAAGIVPAAGASDGGGSIRIPASFTGLFGLKPTRGRTPVGPGVGRQWQGASIDFALTRTVRDSAAMLDLLQVVQPEAAFQTPLYPGVYLDDLRKPARRKLRIAFTTASPVGTPVSAEAVKAVLKTVKWLEAEGCEVEEKLSPVNGVRLMDNYYTMNAGEVSAMFLSLESAMGRTIRAEEVDIVTWVLAEAGKQVSAAEFVHSLHEWDVAAAQMAALMDRFDLYITPANADSAPKVGELTQNAEEISELMQVSGLPKDAQRRMIYEMFEPSLTYTPFTQLANLTGQPAMSVPLHLTPEGMPIGVQVMAAKGREDLLLQLAAALEQSPLWVGMTGNPGFA
- a CDS encoding ROK family protein; the protein is MQLQPIIASPKARDIYTTVSRHGTVSKQTLLEESGLTISTLTRILEELLAPGLLLEAGFGDSTGGRRPILYKTNPDYAYLLGLEISRTRTKLVLTDFHLQLLGEYTWSMDAGLTPEYLMASLEEQALRLLEAASLSFSRVAGLGIGAVGPLDRTAGVILNPARFPAPGWSQVRIKEQLEQQLQLPVYLDNGANTALLGEYWASRSRMQHHLLYLHAGIGLRSAIMNDGRLLYGMTDTEGAVGQMIIDRPGVPPQIPGGNAGAWESYVSVQTLEGQAREAWRLGSSTSLRALAEQAEALEFAHLLEALEGRDPVMVRLFDEMAVACGIGLANLINILHPEEVILGGPLFLAADFYETATRIALERTYYRGQYNVRFTRSSLGERAVATGACALVLHQLTS
- a CDS encoding MarR family transcriptional regulator codes for the protein MDKHSIETIELEMAVLFRRLTSITTFKKIGNLDRAAYLLLHHIAYREGTAGIKAISDEFQLDISTVSRQAASLESKGFITRVPDPVDGRAYSLQITETGQASLEENQQVRQEMISQLLSGWSEEEGHLFGELLRKFNAAFLEEG
- a CDS encoding glycoside hydrolase family 130 protein; translation: MTLHIPAVLQSAPCIRRYPGNPVLDAAKVPYPTALVFNAGVTKFNGKYVMIFRNDYGSLTDQTLEPHHTTDLGIAYSDDGLSWTAGPKPVFKMYDEEIIRAYDPRLTVLGGRCYMCFAVDTRHGIRGGIAVTDDLEHFEVLSLSTPDLRNMVLFPELIGGKYVRLERPFTVYSRGGRDRFDAWISESPDLKHWGNSSLLLAVEQVPFANDKVGPAAPPVRTDKGWLTTFHAVDVDPSRGKHGWEDTWKKRYTAGIMLLDLEDPRKVIGMSSQPLLAPEADYEISGGFRNHVIFPGGMILEDDGEVKIYYGAADTVECLATAHVDDLLRLCLEPGSK
- a CDS encoding carbohydrate ABC transporter permease, whose amino-acid sequence is MRLRTILGKIILWIFLLAVAFITVIPVVITILGSFKTNAELTAGATFLPESWHFSNYAEAWSQANFSRYTLNSLIVSLATVAGTLLVSSMAAYVVDRMDFAGKKLYIGLQSFTMFVAVGAVVLRPQFDLMVKLHLHNSLWGVILILISAHASIFFILFSFMKGIPRELDEAALIDGCSPGRTFWRIILPLLGPGLGVGALFTFRGAWNEYLLPLVFTMTKPELQTLTVGLANLKYGISAASQTHYMMAGACLSILPILVAYLFANKSFMQMTAGSLKG
- a CDS encoding ABC transporter ATP-binding protein is translated as MLQVEGLTKQFSNGKGIRDVSFTVHKGEVFGFLGPNGAGKTTTIRHIMGFMRPDHGSVTIGGLDTWKGQGNVQRHIGYLPGEISFIDGMTGSGFLQFMASMQGVKDTAKREQLIRRLQFDAATPIRKMSKGMKQKVGIVAAFMHSPEVIILDEPTSGLDPLMQKVFIELVLEEKSAGTTFLMSSHSFQEIERTCDRAAIIRDGRIVAVKNIHELQSMQRKLFEVLFETPEDAQRFADSGLVIDSITGSRVRIAVQGNYNQLNAELAKYPVRSMDISTQNLEDIFMNYYDREAKLQ
- a CDS encoding TetR/AcrR family transcriptional regulator, which translates into the protein MKTTFSMLGTWEPKRLKIADIAREAGVSQVTIYNYFGSKEALISESFKDFIQQGIHEFREEMRQQKSLKELIAYCIHKEKETYSHLPPAVIKEIVVDNQEMYQYIQQQYEAHIRPLMVQMVEEGQARGEITGKVSVRAVLLAIQIYMKSTGEMLDSQAAHEDSEAFVEELIHIFFYGLCGREPQ
- a CDS encoding CBS domain-containing protein, whose amino-acid sequence is MKAHEFMIRQVYKVKQEDTVRTFIEKCIAHRISGMPVVNDRNEIVAYLSDGDIMRYIGRHEDLIVDSFFQINVFVGDNDLFEERARKLLNLNVMAIAKKKVITVHAEEDIERIATILGKKQIKKVPVERNHVLVGIISRGDVIRHSFKAML
- a CDS encoding sugar ABC transporter permease, whose amino-acid sequence is MNKTKHALFSYSFIFPSALLTLVLGIYPIAWAFRYMFYDYKGFGTARFTGLANFSRILKDTQFWDSVVNTFVYAGGKLLITIPLALLLAAILNRGLRGRQLLRGIFFMPTVISTAVMAVVFFTIFNSYNGILNQFLIRSGLSDSGVDWLGPKYAMLTVILVAAWGAVGNYMLLFLAGLQNIPEDVYEASSLDGAGKIQQFRYVTLPMLGPVMQMVIMLAIITALKGYESIMVLTEGGPVGKTEVMFLYLYKLFFPVGGGSAAVQVQEFGYGSAVAFVSAVIVGMISLIYFYASRRMNQTD